One genomic window of Angustibacter sp. Root456 includes the following:
- a CDS encoding cold shock domain-containing protein has protein sequence MTEDLTGTVASWSEDAGWGVLASDATPGGCFASFAVVHIDGYRALTVGRKVTFSAIPMEIEGLRWQATSVTPIEPN, from the coding sequence ATGACTGAGGATCTAACCGGCACGGTCGCCAGCTGGAGCGAAGACGCCGGGTGGGGCGTACTGGCCTCCGATGCCACACCAGGTGGATGTTTCGCTTCCTTCGCGGTCGTGCACATCGACGGCTACCGAGCGCTCACCGTCGGCCGCAAGGTCACGTTCAGCGCGATCCCCATGGAGATCGAGGGCCTGAGATGGCAGGCGACCTCCGTCACACCCATCGAGCCGAACTAA